Proteins from a genomic interval of Notoacmeibacter ruber:
- a CDS encoding nucleotidyltransferase family protein — protein MHLEKAASEVVGSIEERHRNGRTYLYYRFRVGTEMKSRYLGEDTPTLRDRLARAADLKKKAQERKARMSRLARVLRSEGMIGTDRETGSLLLAFARAGVFRLGGTLIGTAAYALYQGELGVRFDSEELAQTGDIDFTSFERLSLALGDRVEEEPGDILQSMKFDAVPGIFDRQVWKWRQSGGEAMVEFLTPAFGGEGVKPLPALGVSAQALNYLNFLIAEPIHALALYRSGVLVQIPRPERFAIHKLIVASRRQDGPEAVKARKDRAQADFLIRILVEDRPDDLAEAYEHALSQGPRWRDRISSSLKRMPATRELLSGLS, from the coding sequence ATGCATCTCGAAAAAGCGGCGTCGGAAGTTGTGGGCAGCATTGAAGAGCGTCACCGCAACGGGCGAACTTACCTCTACTACCGGTTTCGGGTCGGGACCGAGATGAAAAGTCGCTATCTCGGCGAGGATACTCCCACCTTGCGCGATCGTCTGGCACGCGCGGCTGATCTGAAGAAGAAGGCACAGGAGCGAAAGGCGCGCATGTCGCGTTTGGCGCGCGTCTTGAGGTCCGAAGGGATGATCGGAACCGACCGGGAGACAGGCTCACTGCTGCTGGCCTTCGCGCGTGCCGGCGTTTTCCGGCTGGGCGGCACGTTGATCGGAACAGCAGCCTACGCACTCTATCAGGGAGAGCTTGGTGTTCGCTTCGACTCTGAAGAACTTGCCCAAACGGGGGATATCGATTTCACGAGCTTCGAGCGGTTATCGCTAGCTTTGGGCGACCGGGTCGAGGAAGAGCCGGGGGATATTCTTCAGTCGATGAAATTCGACGCCGTACCGGGTATTTTCGACCGTCAAGTCTGGAAGTGGCGTCAAAGCGGTGGCGAGGCCATGGTGGAGTTCCTGACGCCGGCTTTCGGCGGCGAAGGCGTCAAGCCGCTTCCGGCGCTAGGCGTGAGTGCTCAGGCGTTGAACTACCTCAATTTCCTGATCGCGGAGCCCATTCACGCGCTGGCACTCTACCGGTCCGGTGTCCTTGTGCAGATTCCACGCCCCGAGCGCTTTGCGATCCACAAGCTGATCGTCGCCAGCAGGCGGCAAGACGGCCCGGAGGCGGTGAAGGCGCGCAAAGACAGGGCCCAAGCCGACTTCCTGATCCGCATTCTCGTGGAAGATCGACCAGACGATCTGGCCGAGGCCTACGAACACGCCCTCTCCCAGGGCCCCCGGTGGCGCGATCGGATTTCCTCAAGCCTTAAACGCATGCCGGCAACAAGGGAACTCCTAAGCGGGCTTTCGTGA
- a CDS encoding GGDEF domain-containing protein: MVIDATTIMLAGGIASLASGFMLILFYFQKRWGAKAACAWGIANASMGAGVVLIAVARAMPDKVWISALAYPFLGISAPLTWMAARLLGQGSLNREWIAVGAITVVTALATATAFAAYAPGLAVHIMASAAFYVMAIAELRKSKVPHLSRRLPLMAMLGLLSLALIIMSLSVVPQPGIEWFRATSGTDLIHFVGPIYAVGSAVVIVLIINERETEFHREAARSDPLTGMANRRALWSGGERLVDEMHMSGSRLAALAFDLDDFKSVNDRFGHPVGDRVIRLFAEVLTTGLRSGDLAARIGGEEFVALLPNTTIRSATEIAERIRSDFHDRGRSVDGLPIQATTSIGLALLQETEGLDGVIAKADLALYKAKRGGKNRVEVVFGADRPDIDDNVYRIA; this comes from the coding sequence ATGGTGATCGACGCTACAACGATCATGTTGGCGGGTGGCATCGCTTCACTGGCGAGCGGCTTCATGTTGATCCTGTTCTATTTTCAAAAGCGCTGGGGAGCGAAGGCGGCCTGTGCCTGGGGTATCGCCAATGCCAGCATGGGTGCGGGTGTTGTCCTGATCGCGGTTGCTCGCGCGATGCCGGATAAGGTCTGGATAAGTGCGCTGGCCTATCCGTTTCTTGGTATTTCGGCGCCGCTGACATGGATGGCAGCACGGCTTCTGGGCCAGGGTTCGCTCAACCGTGAATGGATCGCTGTTGGCGCGATCACCGTTGTAACGGCGCTGGCGACCGCCACAGCCTTCGCGGCGTACGCGCCGGGACTAGCAGTTCACATTATGGCGTCCGCCGCCTTCTATGTGATGGCGATTGCAGAACTGCGGAAGTCGAAAGTTCCGCATTTGTCCAGACGTCTTCCGCTCATGGCTATGCTCGGCCTTCTGTCGCTGGCTCTGATCATCATGTCGTTGAGCGTTGTGCCTCAGCCCGGCATAGAGTGGTTCAGAGCGACCAGCGGCACCGATCTGATCCACTTTGTCGGACCGATCTATGCCGTCGGCAGTGCGGTTGTCATCGTTCTGATCATCAATGAGCGTGAAACGGAATTCCACAGGGAAGCGGCTAGGTCCGACCCGCTTACCGGCATGGCAAACCGCCGCGCCCTTTGGTCCGGCGGCGAGCGTCTTGTAGACGAGATGCATATGAGCGGGAGCCGACTTGCCGCGCTTGCGTTCGACCTCGATGACTTCAAATCCGTCAATGACAGGTTCGGCCATCCCGTCGGCGACAGGGTGATCCGGCTTTTCGCTGAGGTTCTTACCACCGGTCTTCGGTCAGGAGACTTGGCGGCCCGCATTGGCGGGGAGGAATTCGTCGCCCTGTTGCCAAACACCACCATTCGGAGCGCAACCGAAATTGCCGAGCGAATCCGTTCCGATTTCCATGACCGTGGCCGAAGTGTCGACGGGCTTCCCATCCAGGCCACCACCAGCATCGGCCTTGCTCTGCTGCAGGAGACCGAGGGATTGGATGGGGTTATCGCCAAGGCGGACCTGGCGCTTTACAAGGCGAAACGTGGCGGGAAAAATCGAGTGGAAGTCGTGTTCGGGGCAGATCGTCCGGACATTGATGACAACGTCTACCGTATCGCCTGA
- a CDS encoding LysE family translocator, giving the protein MPIETNLPLILLAALIATGSPGPATLAIAGTSMTSGRSAGLPIASGITVGSLMWSIAAALGLGAVMLANAWVFEVIRYGGSAYLMYLAFKSARSAVSRKDVPMKSMTGRPPALFAKGLMLHVTNPKAILFFGSLYSIGIPAGTSASQLAIVIIAVGLQSFIVFHGYALLFSSQAMTRLYLRLRRIFEGAFAIGFGFAGTKILTARLQH; this is encoded by the coding sequence ATGCCAATTGAGACTAATCTTCCGCTGATCCTGCTGGCGGCCTTAATCGCAACCGGCAGTCCCGGCCCGGCGACGCTGGCAATCGCAGGCACGTCCATGACATCCGGTCGCTCCGCCGGCCTGCCCATCGCGTCCGGCATCACGGTCGGATCGCTCATGTGGTCGATTGCTGCGGCGCTCGGATTGGGCGCCGTCATGCTTGCGAATGCATGGGTTTTTGAAGTGATACGGTACGGCGGTTCGGCTTACCTGATGTACCTTGCCTTCAAGTCAGCCCGGTCCGCCGTTTCGCGAAAGGATGTCCCGATGAAGTCGATGACGGGACGTCCGCCCGCTCTCTTCGCGAAGGGACTCATGCTTCACGTCACCAATCCCAAGGCGATCCTGTTCTTCGGGTCGCTTTATTCTATCGGCATCCCGGCCGGTACTTCGGCCTCGCAATTGGCGATCGTCATCATCGCTGTGGGACTTCAGAGCTTTATCGTGTTCCATGGATACGCCTTGCTCTTCTCCTCGCAGGCGATGACTCGTCTTTATCTACGCCTGCGGCGGATTTTCGAGGGTGCTTTTGCGATCGGCTTCGGGTTTGCCGGCACGAAGATTCTCACGGCACGGCTCCAGCACTGA
- a CDS encoding LysE family translocator, whose product MISIYALTWLGVLATQISPGPNLAAVASVGLAQGRRPALFVVTGISSGMLVWSMATAFGLGALIEAFPLSLLVLKFLGGGYLLFLSIKAARATFQGSAKTSFTPDARPLSDKQAWRRGILVLLTNPKAALMWAAVASFLFGQGLSSWHVLAFGPMGALSGLVIYGTYAWLFSTGVAMRGYTRFARWFEGVFAATFGLMGASLLWAGMREVRH is encoded by the coding sequence ATGATCTCGATTTATGCTTTGACTTGGCTGGGTGTTCTGGCCACCCAGATTTCTCCGGGTCCCAACCTCGCAGCGGTCGCCTCTGTTGGCTTGGCGCAAGGTAGACGACCAGCACTATTCGTCGTAACAGGCATTTCTTCGGGTATGCTCGTCTGGTCGATGGCGACGGCCTTCGGCCTTGGCGCACTCATCGAAGCATTCCCATTGTCTCTCCTCGTGCTGAAGTTCCTGGGGGGAGGCTATCTCCTGTTCTTGAGCATCAAAGCAGCGCGAGCGACCTTTCAGGGCAGCGCGAAGACCAGTTTCACTCCCGATGCGCGACCATTGAGCGACAAACAAGCGTGGCGACGCGGTATCCTCGTTCTGCTCACCAATCCGAAGGCTGCGCTCATGTGGGCAGCTGTCGCGTCCTTCCTGTTTGGCCAGGGGTTGAGCTCTTGGCATGTGCTCGCATTCGGTCCGATGGGTGCGCTCTCGGGGTTGGTGATTTACGGAACCTACGCATGGCTCTTCTCGACCGGTGTGGCGATGCGTGGCTACACACGGTTCGCCAGGTGGTTCGAGGGCGTCTTCGCCGCTACTTTTGGATTGATGGGCGCAAGCCTGCTCTGGGCAGGAATGCGCGAGGTTCGGCACTGA
- a CDS encoding xanthine dehydrogenase family protein molybdopterin-binding subunit: protein MDFDKPAETNLFDNAEIVGKKHLRIDGPLKVTGTAPYAYERHDVVEGQLVGFPVGATIAQGRVVSIDAEAARSAPGVRAVVTTLEIDPLDIWNFNVARLFGGDVVEHYHQAIAVVVAETFEEARAAAALVTAEYEQDDGDYDLRAAFERLEGTGEPGTMVGDVDAAFRDAAAVVDQMYHTPSETHAMMEPFASIVDWSNGEDMTVWTSNQMINWNKQALATNFGIAAERIRVESPYIGGGFGGKLWLRADAVLAAIGSREVGAPVKMALPRPFIMNNTTHRSETVQRIRLAADANGKLTGIWHEAASHSLPGGRGEDATAQTPHFYATPSMRVKHHIVEMQLPEASDMRAPGEASGLMALEIAMDEMAEALEMDPVEFRIVNDTQVDPSKPKIPFSGRHFVQCLETGAERFGWADRNTTPGGMREGAWLIGHGVAGAYRGNMTMKSGARAMLSGGKLVIETDMTDIGTGSYTILAETAAETMGLTMDDIEVKLGNSAWPVSSGSGGQFGATSSTAGVYAACVALREKIADELGVEDAEFENGNVVAGDTTTALADLDGQFTAEDSMNFGDFQTEAYLMATFGAHFVEVAVHAATGETHVRRMLAVCDAGRILNPVTARSQVIGGMVMAVGAALSEEMALDTGRGMFANHDLAGYEVAVHADIPEQEVVFLDTLDGVSSPLKCKGVGELGICGVAAAIANAVYNATGVRVREYPVTLDKFIDRMPEV from the coding sequence ATGGACTTCGACAAGCCTGCCGAAACCAATCTTTTCGATAATGCCGAGATCGTCGGCAAGAAGCATTTGCGCATCGATGGGCCTTTGAAGGTCACGGGCACGGCGCCCTATGCCTACGAGCGCCACGATGTCGTCGAGGGACAGCTCGTCGGCTTTCCTGTCGGCGCAACCATCGCCCAAGGTCGTGTAGTATCCATCGATGCCGAGGCGGCGCGGTCGGCGCCCGGCGTGCGTGCCGTCGTCACGACACTCGAAATCGACCCTCTCGACATCTGGAATTTCAATGTCGCGCGCCTGTTTGGCGGTGATGTGGTCGAGCATTATCATCAGGCTATTGCAGTCGTGGTCGCGGAAACGTTCGAAGAGGCGCGGGCCGCCGCCGCGCTCGTCACCGCCGAGTACGAGCAGGATGATGGCGATTACGATTTGCGTGCCGCCTTCGAGCGTCTGGAAGGCACGGGAGAGCCGGGTACCATGGTCGGCGATGTCGACGCGGCCTTCCGCGATGCGGCGGCGGTGGTCGATCAGATGTATCACACGCCGTCGGAAACTCATGCTATGATGGAGCCCTTCGCTTCGATCGTCGACTGGTCGAACGGCGAGGATATGACCGTCTGGACCTCCAACCAGATGATCAACTGGAACAAGCAGGCGCTCGCCACCAATTTCGGCATCGCTGCGGAGCGGATCAGGGTCGAGAGCCCCTATATCGGGGGTGGTTTTGGCGGCAAGCTCTGGCTCAGGGCCGATGCGGTGCTCGCAGCCATCGGGTCGCGCGAGGTTGGCGCGCCGGTGAAAATGGCGCTGCCGCGCCCCTTCATCATGAACAACACGACCCACCGGTCCGAAACCGTGCAGCGCATCCGGCTCGCAGCCGATGCCAATGGCAAGCTGACGGGCATCTGGCACGAGGCGGCGTCCCATTCGCTGCCCGGGGGGCGCGGCGAGGACGCGACGGCCCAGACCCCGCATTTCTACGCCACACCCAGTATGCGGGTAAAACACCACATCGTCGAAATGCAATTGCCCGAGGCGTCCGACATGCGGGCGCCGGGCGAAGCGTCGGGCCTGATGGCGCTCGAGATCGCCATGGATGAGATGGCCGAAGCCCTCGAAATGGACCCGGTCGAGTTCCGCATCGTCAACGACACCCAGGTCGACCCAAGCAAGCCGAAAATTCCCTTCTCGGGCCGTCATTTCGTTCAATGCCTTGAAACGGGCGCCGAGCGGTTTGGCTGGGCCGACCGCAACACCACGCCCGGAGGTATGCGCGAGGGAGCATGGCTCATTGGGCATGGGGTCGCGGGAGCCTATCGCGGCAATATGACGATGAAATCGGGCGCCCGCGCCATGCTCTCGGGCGGCAAGCTCGTTATCGAGACCGACATGACCGATATCGGCACGGGCTCTTATACTATTCTGGCCGAGACCGCCGCCGAAACGATGGGCCTCACCATGGACGATATCGAGGTCAAGCTCGGCAACAGCGCTTGGCCGGTGTCCTCGGGTTCGGGCGGGCAGTTCGGCGCAACGAGCTCGACTGCCGGCGTTTATGCCGCCTGCGTCGCCTTGCGGGAAAAGATTGCCGACGAGCTTGGCGTCGAGGATGCCGAGTTCGAAAACGGCAATGTGGTTGCCGGCGATACCACCACGGCGCTTGCTGACCTCGATGGCCAATTCACCGCCGAGGACTCTATGAATTTCGGGGATTTTCAGACCGAGGCCTATCTGATGGCGACCTTCGGGGCGCATTTCGTCGAAGTGGCCGTGCATGCGGCGACTGGCGAAACGCATGTCCGTCGCATGCTGGCGGTGTGCGATGCAGGGCGTATTCTCAATCCGGTTACGGCGCGCAGCCAAGTGATCGGTGGCATGGTCATGGCGGTTGGTGCAGCGCTTTCCGAGGAGATGGCGCTCGATACCGGTAGGGGCATGTTCGCCAATCACGATCTTGCCGGATATGAGGTTGCCGTTCACGCGGACATTCCCGAGCAGGAGGTGGTGTTTCTCGATACGCTCGACGGCGTCTCCTCCCCGCTCAAATGCAAGGGCGTGGGCGAATTGGGGATTTGCGGCGTTGCCGCCGCAATCGCCAATGCGGTCTACAATGCGACCGGCGTGCGGGTGCGCGAATATCCGGTGACGCTGGACAAGTTCATAGACCGCATGCCCGAGGTTTAG
- a CDS encoding FAD binding domain-containing protein produces MRSFSFEKPADAAKAAARASEIAGAKFIAGGTNLLDLMKLDIETPVHLIDVGGLGLDEITETEGGGLRIGTMVTNTALSADMRIRRDYPVLTRAIAAGASGQLRNKASTGGNLLQRTRCPYFYDTAMPCNKREPGAGCAALSQGAFSRQLGIIGTSDKCIATHPSDMAVAMRALDAVIETVTSTGMMRTIPIEEFHLLPGDTPEEETVLLPGELITAVTLPAPVGGTQKYHKVRDRASYAFALVSVALIRQADGTGRVALGGVAPKPWRSEEADAELPNGARAVMRRLLEGAEPTEENAFKVTLAERTLAAMLAED; encoded by the coding sequence ATGAGAAGCTTTTCGTTCGAAAAACCTGCCGATGCCGCAAAAGCTGCAGCACGCGCCTCGGAAATTGCGGGTGCGAAATTCATTGCCGGAGGCACCAATCTTCTCGATCTGATGAAGCTCGATATCGAAACGCCGGTGCATCTGATCGATGTCGGGGGTCTCGGGCTCGATGAGATTACCGAAACCGAGGGTGGCGGCTTGCGCATCGGCACCATGGTGACCAATACCGCGCTTTCTGCCGATATGCGCATTCGCCGCGATTATCCCGTCTTGACCCGCGCCATCGCCGCCGGCGCCTCGGGGCAGTTGCGAAACAAGGCCTCAACGGGCGGCAATCTGTTGCAGCGCACGCGATGCCCTTATTTTTACGACACAGCGATGCCGTGCAATAAACGCGAGCCGGGTGCGGGCTGCGCCGCACTCAGCCAAGGCGCGTTTTCGCGCCAGCTCGGAATCATCGGAACATCCGACAAGTGTATCGCCACCCATCCTTCCGACATGGCGGTTGCCATGCGGGCGCTCGATGCGGTGATCGAGACCGTCACGTCGACCGGCATGATGCGGACCATTCCCATCGAGGAATTTCATCTCTTGCCCGGCGACACGCCGGAGGAAGAGACGGTTCTCTTGCCAGGCGAGTTGATCACGGCGGTGACCCTTCCGGCGCCTGTCGGCGGCACGCAAAAATACCACAAGGTGCGCGACCGCGCCTCTTATGCGTTTGCGCTGGTTTCGGTGGCCCTCATCCGCCAGGCGGATGGGACGGGCCGGGTGGCGCTTGGTGGCGTTGCACCCAAACCCTGGCGGTCCGAGGAGGCCGATGCGGAATTGCCCAATGGCGCCCGCGCGGTGATGCGGCGCCTTCTGGAAGGCGCCGAGCCGACCGAGGAGAACGCCTTCAAGGTGACCTTGGCTGAGCGCACGCTCGCCGCCATGCTGGCAGAGGACTGA
- the paoA gene encoding aldehyde dehydrogenase iron-sulfur subunit PaoA translates to MRRPIEFKLRRRTLLAASAASAVAVGFARRGVAQEATAAARPAGPETSTVTLTINGRERELTLDNRVTLLDALREHLHLTGTKKGCDHGQCGACTCTVNGERVNSCLSLAVMHDGDEVQTIEGIGSPDAMDPMQEAFVEYDGFQCGYCTPGQINSAKSVLEEINAGIPSHVTDDLTAEIAVTDAEIRERMSGNICRCGAYSNILAAITQVAEERS, encoded by the coding sequence ATGCGCCGACCCATCGAATTTAAACTCCGCCGCCGGACCCTTTTGGCCGCAAGCGCCGCCTCAGCCGTTGCCGTAGGCTTTGCCCGCCGGGGCGTTGCACAGGAGGCGACGGCCGCCGCACGGCCCGCCGGTCCGGAAACCTCGACCGTAACTCTGACGATCAATGGTAGAGAGCGCGAACTAACCCTCGACAATCGGGTGACCTTGCTCGACGCGCTGCGCGAGCACCTCCATCTTACCGGCACCAAAAAGGGGTGCGATCACGGCCAATGCGGGGCCTGCACCTGCACCGTAAATGGCGAGCGGGTCAATTCGTGTCTCAGTCTCGCGGTCATGCATGATGGCGACGAGGTGCAGACCATCGAGGGGATAGGTTCACCGGACGCGATGGACCCGATGCAGGAAGCTTTTGTCGAGTATGACGGGTTTCAGTGCGGCTATTGTACGCCGGGGCAGATCAATTCGGCCAAATCCGTGCTCGAGGAAATCAACGCTGGAATCCCGAGCCATGTGACCGACGATTTGACCGCCGAGATCGCCGTCACCGACGCGGAAATCCGCGAGCGGATGTCGGGCAATATCTGCCGTTGCGGTGCCTATTCCAACATTCTGGCCGCCATTACCCAGGTCGCAGAGGAGCGGTCATGA
- a CDS encoding calcium-binding protein — translation MGEVDGLDDDVIFGDAGDDTIIGGYGNDYLDGGAGDDEFYIYGSGSYDQFVGGDTEEDGYGDVIYIANPQGTGAYSFVSVGITSIHGIEAIENISSYDAYIYAKGEVDLSDTKLIGIEAIRGSSGADIITAGAYYDDIADTTASSGATVEAGSGNDEVYGTSYGDFIYGGSGNDLLFGNGGSDVISGNAGGDTIYGNDGADTLDGGAGIDYLLGGTGNDFLTGGADTDYFWFEEDEGSNIVTDFEDGTDYLVVGSTVDAVNVSDYNGDALLTFDDTSILLSGVSTSAVDASDFLWA, via the coding sequence TTGGGCGAAGTCGACGGGCTCGATGACGATGTAATTTTCGGTGATGCTGGGGATGACACTATCATCGGCGGATACGGTAACGACTACCTCGACGGCGGTGCCGGCGATGATGAGTTTTATATTTACGGTAGCGGTAGCTATGACCAGTTTGTCGGCGGCGACACAGAAGAAGACGGGTATGGAGATGTTATCTACATCGCAAATCCCCAAGGCACAGGAGCGTACTCCTTTGTCAGCGTCGGCATCACGTCGATTCACGGCATTGAGGCGATCGAGAACATTTCAAGCTACGATGCCTATATCTATGCGAAAGGCGAGGTCGACCTTTCCGACACCAAACTCATCGGCATCGAAGCGATCCGCGGATCAAGCGGCGCGGACATAATTACCGCTGGCGCTTATTACGATGACATCGCCGACACGACGGCTTCTTCAGGTGCGACGGTCGAAGCAGGCTCTGGCAACGACGAAGTTTATGGCACCAGCTACGGTGACTTCATTTATGGCGGGTCAGGTAACGATCTACTTTTCGGCAATGGCGGAAGTGACGTTATCTCTGGTAACGCAGGAGGTGACACGATCTATGGAAACGACGGAGCGGACACGCTCGATGGCGGCGCTGGCATCGACTATCTGCTCGGCGGGACAGGTAACGACTTTCTGACCGGAGGCGCAGACACCGACTATTTCTGGTTTGAAGAAGATGAAGGATCCAACATTGTCACCGACTTTGAAGATGGCACGGACTATCTCGTTGTCGGTTCGACAGTCGATGCCGTGAATGTCTCCGATTATAATGGCGACGCGCTGCTAACCTTCGACGACACCTCTATCCTTCTCAGTGGTGTCTCAACGTCGGCGGTCGATGCGAGCGACTTCCTCTGGGCGTAA
- a CDS encoding MurR/RpiR family transcriptional regulator: MLPNIKISAPNMTPTMQRIAAFVLDHPEETTQMSVEELSTHIKVSIASVYRFCREMNYQTFSHLKLAIARELSTQVRDGSPDSDGEPAHTLFDEYAEKVRETGSFLNAKTLASVTDLILRSDRIMVVGLGASGIGASFLHYKFSRAGIVCHRPMDMHLATMLASSFGPKDLLIVFSASGATRDIVDICGLATKSKTPIVGITSRRKNPVEKYSTFHLVAVASDSPVTSGSGASVISQIALADSIYIDIYNRNESIRKHVELTTDTIISKHL; the protein is encoded by the coding sequence GTGCTGCCCAACATCAAGATCAGCGCGCCGAACATGACGCCGACAATGCAGCGCATCGCCGCCTTCGTTCTCGATCATCCTGAAGAAACAACGCAGATGTCGGTCGAGGAGCTTTCGACGCATATCAAGGTGAGCATCGCGAGCGTTTACCGTTTCTGCCGCGAAATGAACTACCAGACGTTTTCACATCTTAAGCTGGCGATCGCTCGCGAACTGTCGACGCAGGTCAGGGATGGCAGCCCGGATAGCGATGGCGAGCCAGCCCACACGCTGTTTGACGAATATGCCGAGAAGGTCCGCGAAACCGGCAGTTTCCTCAATGCAAAGACGCTGGCCTCTGTGACCGACCTGATCTTAAGATCTGACCGCATCATGGTCGTCGGGCTAGGGGCCTCCGGTATCGGGGCGAGCTTCCTCCACTATAAGTTCTCTCGGGCGGGCATTGTCTGCCACCGCCCCATGGACATGCATCTCGCGACCATGCTGGCGAGCAGTTTCGGACCAAAGGATCTGCTGATCGTCTTTTCCGCTTCGGGCGCCACGCGCGACATTGTCGATATTTGCGGGCTGGCAACGAAATCCAAGACCCCGATAGTCGGGATCACCAGTCGGCGCAAAAACCCTGTCGAGAAATACTCAACATTTCATCTCGTCGCCGTCGCATCGGATTCTCCAGTCACAAGTGGCTCAGGAGCGAGCGTGATTAGCCAGATCGCCCTGGCAGACAGCATTTATATCGATATTTACAATCGTAACGAATCCATCCGCAAGCATGTGGAGTTGACGACAGATACGATCATTTCCAAACATTTGTAG
- a CDS encoding carbohydrate ABC transporter permease: MTESWSKPLRTVFFYSGIAVLLIFFLGPPLWLVSTSIKLPKDAFALPPKLIFTPTLENYQALLGNDQFLRALFNSIVIAGTSTVISVGMAALAAYALVFFGLPRKKGIITFFLSLRVAPAIIFALPVFYLTVNIGIRDSHLIMITVYTVMNLPIAILLLLTFFEDVPGEIREAALIDGCSEWLCFRKVMAPLVSGGLTATMILVLLFSWNEFLLALVLTGQNTQTLPVAITNFLTFQGTDWGAMSAAGTIIMTPMLILGIAVQRYLVRGMTLGGIK, from the coding sequence ATGACGGAAAGTTGGTCCAAGCCTCTAAGGACGGTCTTCTTTTATAGCGGCATCGCAGTCCTACTCATATTCTTCCTGGGTCCACCGCTCTGGCTGGTCTCCACTTCCATCAAGCTGCCGAAAGACGCCTTCGCGTTACCGCCCAAGCTGATCTTCACGCCGACCCTTGAGAACTACCAGGCGCTGCTCGGAAACGACCAGTTCCTGCGAGCGCTGTTCAACAGCATCGTCATCGCCGGGACATCGACGGTGATCTCAGTGGGGATGGCGGCGCTGGCAGCCTATGCGCTGGTGTTCTTCGGCCTGCCGCGCAAGAAGGGTATCATCACCTTCTTCCTCTCGCTGCGCGTCGCCCCGGCCATCATCTTCGCCCTGCCGGTCTTCTATCTCACCGTGAATATCGGGATCCGGGACAGCCACCTGATCATGATTACCGTCTACACGGTGATGAACCTGCCCATCGCGATCCTGCTTCTACTGACCTTCTTTGAGGATGTCCCTGGCGAAATCAGGGAAGCGGCGCTGATCGACGGCTGCAGCGAGTGGCTGTGTTTTCGCAAGGTGATGGCGCCGCTCGTCAGCGGCGGTCTGACCGCGACGATGATTCTGGTACTTCTGTTTAGCTGGAACGAGTTCCTTCTTGCTCTTGTGCTGACTGGACAGAACACCCAGACTTTGCCTGTGGCCATCACCAACTTTCTTACTTTTCAAGGTACCGATTGGGGGGCGATGTCAGCGGCGGGTACGATTATCATGACACCCATGCTGATTCTCGGAATCGCCGTTCAGCGCTATCTTGTTCGGGGCATGACATTGGGGGGGATCAAATAA